A stretch of Pelecanus crispus isolate bPelCri1 chromosome 3, bPelCri1.pri, whole genome shotgun sequence DNA encodes these proteins:
- the MSH5 gene encoding mutS protein homolog 5: MSATPATSCALPPPLGPEQEDQECSKTHMSVLWYAGQLAITYYDTEDCVVYFLPDIPDNEDLKLLHKVIGEVNPQCIVTSAKQDQNIAKFLTSLTATAGDKDRGKPEIVLFPNIDFGLEVSKQRILSRQFPFIPSHMTATEKILYLSSVIPFESPLMIRALGGLLKFLDRRRVGVELEESAIAVPILAFKKFALSDTVNMDQDTYCVLQIFKSDIHPSVYKLSSGLKEGFSLYGILNRCRCKWGEKLLRLWLTRPTRNLTELNKRLDVIQFFLLAQNHETVLTLQSCLKNIKNVPLILKRMTLSHTKVSDWQALYKTVYSAVCLRDTCRSLPNTIELFQTISRVFTDDLHYIANLISKVVDFEGSISENRFTVRPNVDPTIDEKKRNLMGLSDFLTEVARKELETLDNHIPSCCVIYIPLIGFLLSIPRLPTMVDKSDFEIEGLDFMFLSEDKLHYRSARTKELDSLLGDLHCEIRDQETLIMHQLQTKILEKSEVLNSVIEYTAHLDVLLALAAMARENGYCRPRFTHRHGFHIKGGRHPLMELCAKTFVANPVNSGEATRRIKIITGPNSSGKSVYLKQVGLIVFMALIGSYVPAAEAEIGVIDGIYTRIHSRESVSVGLSTFMIDLNQVAKAVNNATERSLVLVDEFGKGTNTLDGLSLLAAVLRYWISQGTQCPQVFVSTNFHSLMQLELLPDTPLLEYLTMETHQDGDELIFFYQIKQGISTVSHAANIAALAGMPAKIIERGVEVSELIRNGKAIKRMDHPSKGDRMEKCKSVVEKFLHLDLDDPHVDLEEFMHKEVLPSAASVL; this comes from the coding sequence ATGAGTGCCACACCAGCCACAAGTTGTGCCTTGCCACCACCGCTTGGGCCCGAACAAGAGGACCAGGAGTGCTCCAAGACACACATGTCTGTTTTGTGGTATGCAGGGCAGCTTGCAATTACTTATTATGATACAGAAGATTGTGTAGTCTACTTCCTGCCTGACATACCTGATAATGAAGACCTCAAGCTACTGCATAAAGTGATTGGGGAAGTTAATCCTCAATGCATAGTGACCAGTGCAAAACAGGACCAGAATATTGCCAAATTCCTGACCAGCCTAACAGCTACTGCTGGTGATAAAGAtagaggaaaaccagaaattgtCCTGTTTCCTAACATAGATTTTGGCCTAGAAGTCAGCAAGCAGCGGATCCTATCTAGGCAATTTCCATTTATCCCATCTCATATGACTGCAACAGAGAAAATTCTCTACTTGTCCTCAGTCATCCCTTTTGAGAGCCCACTCATGATACGAGCCCTAGGGGGACTCCTTAAGTTCCTAGACAGGAGACGGGTTGGAGTTGAGCTCGAAGAAAGCGCTATTGCAGTTCCTATTTTGGCCTTTAAAAAGTTTGCGCTGTCAGATACTGTGAATATGGACCAAGACACTTACTGTGTCCTGCAGATATTTAAAAGTGATATCCATCCTTCTGTGTACAAGCTGTCCAGTGGATTAAAGGAAGGATTCAGTTTATATGGAATTTTAAACCGTTGCAGGTGCAAATGGGGAGAAAAACTGCTGAGGCTGTGGCTCACACGACCTACTCGGAACTTGACAGAGCTGAACAAACGGCTAGATGTTATCCAGTTCTTCCTGCTGGCTCAGAACCATGAAACAGTCCTCACTCTTCAAAGTTGCCtcaagaatattaaaaatgtgcctCTTATTCTAAAGAGAATGACTCTTTCCCACACAAAAGTTAGTGACTGGCAAGCACTCTATAAGACAGTGTACAGTGCAGTGTGCCTTAGAGACACGTGTCGTTCTCTGCCCAACACTATTGAACTCTTTCAGACTATTTCACGTGTCTTCACTGATGATCTGCACTACATTGCTAATCTAATCAGCAAAGTGGTGGACTTTGAAGGCAGCATCTCAGAGAACCGCTTCACTGTTAGACCCAATGTGGACCCCACTATCGATGAGAAGAAACGAAACCTGATGGGACTGTCAGACTTCCTTACAGAAGTGGCACGAAAAGAATTGGAGACCTTGGACAATCATATTCCCTCCTGTTGTGTGATCTACATTCCTTTGATTGGGTTCCTTCTCTCCATTCCACGGCTACCAACTATGGTGGATAAGAGTGACTTCGAAATCGAAGGCTTGGACTTCATGTTCTTGTCGGAGGACAAACTGCACTACAGAAGTGCTAGGACTAAGGAGTTAGACAGCCTGCTGGGTGACTTGCACTGTGAGATCAGAGACCAGGAAACACTTATTATGCACCAGCTGCAGACAAAGATCTTGGAGAAGTCTGAAGTGCTTAACAGTGTGATTGAGTATACTGCACACCTAGATGTGCTGCTAGCTTTGGCAGCGATGGCCCGGGAGAATGGCTACTGCCGGCCGCGCTTTACTCACCGCCACGGCTTCCACATCAAGGGTGGGAGACATCCACTCATGGAACTATGTGCAAAGACTTTTGTGGCCAATCCTGTGAACAGTGGCGAGGCTACCAGACGGATAAAGATCATCACAGGGCCCAACTCATCTGGAAAGAGCGTCTACTTGAAGCAAGTAGGTCTTATAGTATTCATGGCTCTAATCGGCAGTTATGtccctgcagcagaggcagagattGGAGTAATTGATGGTATTTACACAAGAATCCACAGCAGGGAATCAGTTTCTGTAGGGCTCTCTACTTTCATGATTGATCTTAACCAGGTTGCCAAGGCAGTAAACAATGCCACAGAGAGGTCCTTGGTACTTGTTGATGAGTTTGGTAAAGGGACCAACACATTGGACGGCCTGTCCCTTCTGGCTGCTGTCCTGAGGTACTGGATCAGTCAAGGAACACAGTGTCCGCAGGTCTTTGTCTCCACTAATTTTCACAGTTTAATGCAGCTAGAACTCCTGCCTGACACACCTCTTCTGGAATACCTGACCATGGAGACCCACCAAGATGGAGATGAGTTGATATTTTTCTATCAGATCAAACAGGGCATATCCACTGTTAGTCATGCTGCCAACATCGCTGCATTAGCAGGAATGCCAGCCAAAATTATTGAAAGAGGAGTGGAAGTGTCAGAACTGATTCGCAATGGAAAAGCTATCAAACGTATGGATCATCCTTCAAAAGGAGATCGGATGGAAAAATGCAAGTCTGTTgtggaaaagtttcttcaccTAGACCTTGATGATCCTCATGTGGACTTAGAAGAGTTCATGCATAAAGaagtgctgccttctgcagcctCAGTGCTGTAA